One window of the Trifolium pratense cultivar HEN17-A07 linkage group LG2, ARS_RC_1.1, whole genome shotgun sequence genome contains the following:
- the LOC123907432 gene encoding mitochondrial phosphate carrier protein 1, mitochondrial-like: MAAMEGRTSEELTPRYYALCTIGGMLSAGTTHLATTPLDVLKVNMQVHPIKYYSISSCFTTLLREQGPSVLWKGWTGKFFGYGAQGGCRFGLYEYFKGVYSNVLVDQHRSLVFFLSSASAEVFANLALCPFEAVKVRVQAQPSFAKGMFDGFPKVYAAEGARGFYRGLVPLLGRNIPFSMVMFSTFEHSVDFLYRNVVKRKKEECSKAQQLGVTCLAGYTAGSVGSFVSNPADNIVASLYNKKADSLLLAIRKIGLANLFTRSLPIRMLLVGPSITLQWFFYDTIKVLGGLPTSGEVTPDLKEDRKG, translated from the exons ATGGCTGCCATGGAAGGAAGAACCTCTGAGGAATTAACGCCTAGGTATTATGCCCTTTGTACCATTGGAGGAATGCTTAGTGCTGGTACCACTCATCTTGCTACAACTCCTCTTGACGTTTTGAAAGTTAACATGCAG GTGCATCCTATTAAATATTACAGTATTTCGTCTTGCTTTACTACCTTATTGAGGGAACAAGGGCCTTCTGTCCTATGGAAAGGATGGACAGGCAAGTTCTTTGGCTATGGTGCTCAAGGAGGGTGCAGATTCGGTCTCTACGAATATTTTAAGGGAGTTTACTCTAATGTATTGGTAGACCAGCACAGGAGTCTTGTGTTCTTTCTTAGTAGTGCATCTGCTGAAGTTTTTGCCAATTTAGCTCTATGTCCATTTGAAGCCGTTAAAGTCAGGGTTCAAGCACAACCTAGTTTTGCTAAGGGTATGTTTGATGGATTTCCGAAGGTATATGCAGCAGAAGGCGCACGAGg ATTCTACCGTGGACTTGTTCCACTTTTGGGTCGAAACATTCCAT TTTCCATGGTTATGTTCTCAACGTTCGAGCACTCTGTTGATTTTTTATATCGTAAtgttgtcaaaagaaaaaaggagGAATGTTCAAAAGCTCAACAACTTGGCGTGACATGTTTAGCTGGATATACCGCTGGATCTGTTGGTAGCTTTGTTTCTAATCCTGCTGACAATATAGTAGCGTCTCTTTATAACAAAAAAGCTGATAGTCTTCTGCTG GCTATCAGAAAAATTGGACTAGCCAATTTATTTACTAGGAGTCTTCCTATTAGAATGTTGCTGGTTGGTCCTTCCATAACTTTGCAATGGTTTTTCTACGATACTATCAAAGTTTTAGGTGGATT GCCAACTAGTGGTGAAGTTACACCTGACTTGAAAGAAGATAGGAAAGGCTAG
- the LOC123907433 gene encoding plant intracellular Ras-group-related LRR protein 4-like — METWSSVDGVIEEIMKIHRSLPVRPGIDEVEAAKGLILNLEKEDQIKFESIGKQSKGNDVPDELFMILQEMQKNFVCFQSNEQKREALKLLDLENVHSLFDELIQRASDCVSSGGGGSSTGSDFRKITYSNGSASTVSKNSASGSGSGSRGGFDKQVPSIVASSSLVHVDKEVSTKASELFTRDDSYVSKSKTKSTFYPNGYGIEPNFTSKPQIMDSSLKSTAAAGQDGDKLSLIKLASIIEVSAKKGTRDLKLQGKLMDQVDWLPDSLGKLSSLVTLDLSENRIVAIPSTIGGLSSLTKLDLHSNRITEIPDSVGNLLSLVYLDLRGNSLTTLPASLSRLIRLEELDLSSNLISVLPDSIGSLANLKVLNVETNDIEELPYSIGNCSSLRELRADYNKLKALPEAVGKIESLEILSLRYNNVKQLPTTMSTLINLKELNVSFNELESIPESLCFATSLVKINVGNNFADMRYLPRSIGNLEMLEELDISNNQIRVLPDSFRMLTKLRILRVEENPLEVPPRDIAEKGAQAVVQYMAEFVEKRDKKEVKPQPLKQKKSWAQICFFSRSNKRKRDGADYVKA, encoded by the exons ATGGAGACTTGGAGTAGTGTTGATGGAGTGATTGAAGAGATAATGAAGATTCATAGATCTTTACCTGTTAGACCAGGGATTGATGAAGTTGAAGCAGCAAAAGGGTTAATTTTGAATCTTGAAAAAGAGGATCAAATTAAGTTTGAATCTATAGGTAAACAAAGTAAAGGAAATGATGTACCTGATGAACTTTTCATGATTTTGCAAGAGATGCAGaagaattttgtttgttttcagaGTAATGAACAGAAGAGGGAAGCTTTGAAACTTCTTGATCTTGAGAATGTTCATTCACTGTTTGATGAATTGATTCAGAGAGCTTCTGATTGTGTTtctagtggtggtggtggtagttCTACTGGTTCTGATTTTAGGAAAATTACTTATTCTAATGGTTCTGCTTCAACTGTTTCGAAGAATTCGGCTTCTGGTTCTGGTTCTGGTTCTCGTGGTGGTTTTGATAAGCAGGTTCCTTCAATTGTTGCTTCTTCAAGTTTGGTTCATGTGGATAAAGAAGTTTCTACTAAAGCTTCTGAATTGTTCACAAGAGATGATAGTTATGTGAGCAAGAGTAAGACCAAATCCACATTCTATCCTAATGGTTATGGAATTGAGCCAAATTTCACATCCAAACCCCAAATAATGGATTCATCACTTAAATCCACAGCTGCTGCAG GTCAAGATGGTGATAAATTGAGTTTGATTAAACTTGCTAGCATAATTGAGGTTTCTGCGAAGAAAGGAACTCGTGATCTAAAGCTGCAGGGAAAGTTGATGGACCAAGTTGATTGGCTACCTGATTCGTTAGGGAAGTTATCTAGTTTGGTCACTCTTGATTTATCAGAGAACAGGATTGTGGCTATACCTTCCACTATTGGAGGACTTTCATCATTGACCAAATTGGACTTGCATTCCAATAGGATCACAGAGATTCCTGATTCTGTTGGAAATCTCCTAAGTCTGGTCTATCTAGATCTGAGGGGAAACAGTTTAACAACCTTACCTGCTTCTTTGAGCAGATTGATACGTCTCGAAGAGCTTGATTTGAGTTCAAATCTAATTTCAGTGCTTCCTGACTCTATAGGGTCACTTGCTAACCTCAAAGTGTTAAATGTGGAAACTAATGATATAGAAGAACTTCCATATTCTATTGGTAATTGTTCTTCCCTTAGAGAGCTTCGCGCTGACTATAATAAGCTTAAAGCCCTTCCAGAAGCTGTAGGGAAGATTGAGAGTTTGGAGATTTTGTCTTTGCGGTACAATAACGTCAAACAACTACCTACAACAATGTCAACTTTGATAAACCTGAAGGAACTTAATGTGAGTTTCAATGAGCTTGAATCCATTCCCGAGAGCTTATGTTTCGCTACCTCCCTTGTCAAGATAAACGTAGGAAACAATTTTGCTGACATGAGATACTTACCAAGATCAATCGGGAACCTCGAAATGCTTGAGGAATTGGATATCAGCAATAATCAGATACGTGTTCTTCCCGACTCATTTAGGATGCTCACAAAACTACGCATCTTGCGAGTGGAAGAAAATCCTCTTGAGGTTCCACCAAGAGACATAGCTGAGAAGGGAGCACAG GCTGTTGTTCAGTACATGGCTGAATTTGTGGAGAAGAGGGATAAGAAAGAGGTTAAACCACAGCCACTTAAGCAGAAAAAGAGTTGGGCTCAGATCTGTTTCTTTTCAAGGTCTAACAAAAGAAAGCGCGATGGAGCTGATTATGTGAAAGCTTGA